In the genome of bacterium, the window CAGGTCCAAACGGCGGTCCCACCCCTCGATAAACCGGCCCATACCGAACTTGGCCTGTTCGGCGATGCTTTTGGCCTTTTCAAAATAGACTTGACCGCCAAGGGTTGACCACTTGTCAAACTCACCGCCCAGGATCAGATAGATGTAAAAATCCACCACGCTGGTAAAAGAGTCCAGGCCGTTGTCCTGATGTTGCAGGTTGTTTTCGATCTGGTAGGTGTAGCTCCACCGCTTATCGAAAAACTGCAGATCATAATTGTTGTGGATTAAAATCTGCCCGGCATAGCGGTCTTCGGCGTTGGTGCTGCGGTCCTCCAGGATCAGCTGCACCTGCAGCATGACCTTGGTGCGCCAGGGATCGTCGGTCCACCTATAGCTGTTGATATAGTGCATGACCCGATCGGCGAACTCGCGCAATTTTTGCTGTTTGTCGATCGGCAGAGTACGCAGATCCGTCTCCACCTGGGCTTCCAGCTGCTGAGCCGAAGAGATAGCGGCGAACAGCAGGCTAAA includes:
- a CDS encoding DUF4835 family protein: MSVRPRIDLLGWLLLFSLLFAAISSAQQLEAQVETDLRTLPIDKQQKLREFADRVMHYINSYRWTDDPWRTKVMLQVQLILEDRSTNAEDRYAGQILIHNNYDLQFFDKRWSYTYQIENNLQHQDNGLDSFTSVVDFYIYLILGGEFDKWSTLGGQVYFEKAKSIAEQAKFGMGRFIEGWDRRLDL